GATTAGATGTTCAAAAAATTGGGTATCAAGGACAAGTATTGCCAGTATTATTTGCATCTTATGTCCTTGCCAAAACAGAAATTTTCTTGAAAAAACGTGTTGGAGATGCATTCCAGCTACTAGTGGTAGGACCATTAACATTATTAGTTTCAGGCTTTTTAACTTTCATCCTGATTGGACCGGTTATGTTTACAGTAGGTAACTGGATTACAAGCGGATTAGTTACAATCTTTGATACGTTTGCGCTATTAGGTGGATTGATTTACGGCGGTCTGTACGCAGTGTTGGTTGTAACAGGTATGCACCATACATTCTTAGCTGTTGATATTCAATTAATTGGCAGCACAGGTAGCACATTCTTATGGCCAATTCTCGCGCTATCCAATATTGCCCAAGGATCTGCGGCATTAGCGATGATGTTCGTCACTCGCGATGAAAAAGTAAAAGGTTTATCTTTTACATCTGCTATATCTGCCTACCTTGGAATTACAGAACCTGCGATGTTCGGGGTTAACTTACGATTTAAGTTCCCATTCTATGCAGCATTAATCGGTTCAGCTATTGCAGCATCATTCATTACAATCCAAAAGGTTAAAGCAACATCTATCGGTGTAGGTGGTTTACCTGGATTCTTATCAATCTTTCCAGATAAATGGATACCATTCTTCATCGGTATGGCGATTGTAATTGTCGTACCATTCGTGCTAACCTATATCTTTGGTAAACGAGCAATGCGTAATCAATAAAAATTCTTTTACATGGCAACCGTTAACGGTTGTCATGTTCTTTACATAACTTCGGAGGTGTTAACAATAATGGATCAACAATGGTGGAAAAATGCGGTAGTATACCAAATTTACCCAAAGAGTTTTAACGATACGACTGGTAACGGTGTAGGAGATATTCAAGGAATTATTGATAAACTCGACTACTTGCAAGAGCTAGGCGTAGATGTCGTTTGGCTTACACCGATTTATAAATCACCACAAAATGATAACGGCTATGACATAGCTGACTATTTTGATATTCATGAAGAATACGGAACGATGGAAGACTTTGACCGATTATTAGATGAAGCCCATCAACGTGGTATAAAAATTATTATGGATATAGTCGTAAACCATACGTCAACAGATCATGAATGGTTCCTTAAATCAAGAGCTTCGAAAGATAATGAATACCGTGATTTTTATATTTGGAAAGATGGCGAAGATGGACAAGAGCCTACAAACTGGCAGTCTAAATTTGGTGGATCTGCTTGGGAATATGATGAAAATACCGGACAATATTACTTGCATCTTTTCGATGTAACACAAGCGGACTTGAATTGGGAGAATGATAAAGTGCGTAAAGAAGTGTATGATATGATGCACTTCTGGTTGAAAAAAGGTGTAGATGGATTTCGTCTAGACGTTATTAATTTAATTTCGAAAGACCAGCGTTTCCCAAATGACGACGGGTCAGTACCTCCAGGAGACGGCCGTAAATTTTATACGGATGGACCAAAAATTCATGATTACTTACATGAAATGAATAATGAAGTGTTTTCACATTATGACATTATGACAGTTGGGGAAATGTCATCTACTACGATTGAAAACTGTATTAAATATACACGGCCAGATCGTAAAGAATTAGACATGACATTCAACTTCCACCATCTAAAAGTAGACTATCCTAATGGGGAAAAATGGGTTACAGCTGACTTTGATTTTGTTCAGTTAAAAGACATTTTGTCTACATGGCAAAAAGAAATGCATAAAGGTGGAGGCTGGAATGCGTTATTCTGGTGTAACCATGACCAGCCACGTGTCGTTTCTCGATTTGGTAACGATGGGGAGTATCATAAAGAATCTGCCAAAATGTTAGCTACGACGATTCATATGATGCAAGGTACACCATATATTTTTCAAGGTGAAGAATTCGGTATGACAGACCCGAAATTTGATGATATCGATCAATATCGTGATGTTGAATCATTAAATATATACAAAATGAAAA
Above is a window of Salirhabdus salicampi DNA encoding:
- the treP gene encoding PTS system trehalose-specific EIIBC component; translated protein: MDLRKQTEKIVEAIGGKDNIDAATHCVTRLRLALKDEAQVNKDELENLDIVRGSFSSNGQFQIVIGQGTVDKVYKEFVEVTGVGEASKDEVKEAAAQKQGPIQRAIKTLADIFIPILPAIVTAGLLMGINNILANPGIFYEESFIDRNPNWAGLADMINIIANTAFVFLPGLIGWSAVKKFGGSPLLGIVLGLILVHPDLLNAWAYGNALKEGTIPYWNLFGLDVQKIGYQGQVLPVLFASYVLAKTEIFLKKRVGDAFQLLVVGPLTLLVSGFLTFILIGPVMFTVGNWITSGLVTIFDTFALLGGLIYGGLYAVLVVTGMHHTFLAVDIQLIGSTGSTFLWPILALSNIAQGSAALAMMFVTRDEKVKGLSFTSAISAYLGITEPAMFGVNLRFKFPFYAALIGSAIAASFITIQKVKATSIGVGGLPGFLSIFPDKWIPFFIGMAIVIVVPFVLTYIFGKRAMRNQ
- the treC gene encoding alpha,alpha-phosphotrehalase — its product is MDQQWWKNAVVYQIYPKSFNDTTGNGVGDIQGIIDKLDYLQELGVDVVWLTPIYKSPQNDNGYDIADYFDIHEEYGTMEDFDRLLDEAHQRGIKIIMDIVVNHTSTDHEWFLKSRASKDNEYRDFYIWKDGEDGQEPTNWQSKFGGSAWEYDENTGQYYLHLFDVTQADLNWENDKVRKEVYDMMHFWLKKGVDGFRLDVINLISKDQRFPNDDGSVPPGDGRKFYTDGPKIHDYLHEMNNEVFSHYDIMTVGEMSSTTIENCIKYTRPDRKELDMTFNFHHLKVDYPNGEKWVTADFDFVQLKDILSTWQKEMHKGGGWNALFWCNHDQPRVVSRFGNDGEYHKESAKMLATTIHMMQGTPYIFQGEEFGMTDPKFDDIDQYRDVESLNIYKMKKEEGMSDEDILAILKQKSRDNSRTPMQWNDGKNAGFTKGTPWIPVSKNYKDINAEKAVKDKDSVFYHYKKLIELRKQYDIITTGDYQLLLKDDPQIFAYVRNGEGEKLLVVNNFYNSEVSFTLPNEVDVEGYSGEVILSNYDNSAENFRNITLRPYESVVYYLKK